A section of the Sciurus carolinensis unplaced genomic scaffold, mSciCar1.2, whole genome shotgun sequence genome encodes:
- the LOC124975638 gene encoding LOW QUALITY PROTEIN: nucleosome assembly protein 1-like 2 (The sequence of the model RefSeq protein was modified relative to this genomic sequence to represent the inferred CDS: inserted 3 bases in 3 codons): MAESADCKELSGSSQEEADSKIIMEGAGEHQECGEGAAAGPGDDGERGEEAAAGLGEEGGKGEDAAAGSGEEGGKGEDAAAGSGEEGGKGGDTNEDSDPDRPKGXIGYLLDTDFVESLPVKVKYRVLALKKLQTRAANLESKFLREFHDIERKFAEMYQPLLEKRRQIINAIYEPTEEECEYKTDCEDYDDEDMEEEEDMHGKEEGMVHEYGDEDDGYEDYYYDYAIEEEEEEEEEADDDTEATGEENKEEDPKGIPDFWLTVLKNVDTLTPLIKKYDEPILKLLTDIKVKLSDPGEPLSFTLEFHFKPNEYFKNELLTKTYVLKSRLAYYDPHPYRGTAIEYSTGCEIDWNEGKNVTLRTIKKKQKHRIWGTIRTVTEDFPXDSFFNFFSPHGISLNGGDGNDDFLLGHNLRTYXIPRSVLFFSGDALESQQEGVVREVNDAIYDKIIYDNWMAAIEEVKACCKNLEALVEDIDR, encoded by the exons ATGGCCGAGTCAGCCGACTGCAAGGAACTGTCAGGATCCAGTCAAGAAGAGGCTGACAGTAAGATAATAATGGAGGGAGCTGGGGAACATCAGGAATGCGGTGAAGGTGCTGCCGCTGGGCCTGGAGATGATGGGGAGCGCGGTGAAGAAGCCGCCGCTGGGCTGGGGGAAGAAGGGGGAAAAGGTGAAGATGCTGCAGCAGGGTCCGGGGAAGAAGGGGGAAAAGGTGAAGATGCTGCAGCAGGGTCCGGGGAAGAAGGGGGAAAAGGTGGAGATACTAATGAGGACTCAGATCCAGATCGTCCGAAGG TCATCGGTTATCTTTTAGATACAGACTTCGTTGAAAGTCTACCTGTGAAAGTTAAGTACCGAGTGTTAGCCCTTAAAAAGCTCCAAACTAGAGCGGCCAATTTAGAATCCAAATTCCTGAGGGAATTTCATGACATTGAAAGAAAGTTTGCTGAAATGTATCAACCCTTATTGGAAAAAAGACGACAGATTATCAATGCCATCTATGAACCTACAGAAGAGGAATGTGAATATAAAACAGACTGTGAGGACTATGATGATGAGGAcatggaagaagaggaagatatGCATGGTAAAGAGGAAGGCATGGTACATGAGTATGGTGATGAGGATGATGGTTATGAGGACTATTATTATGATTATGCcattgaggaggaggaggaggaggaggaggaagcagatgaTGACACCGAGGCCACTGGAGAGGAGAATAAAGAAGAGGATCCTAAGGGAATTCCAGATTTTTGGCTGACTGTTCTAAAAAACGTCGACACACTCACTCCTTTGATTAAGAAATATGATGAGCCTATTCTGAAGCTCCTGACAGATATTAAAGTGAAGCTTTCTGATCCTGGTGAGCCTCTCAGTTTTACACTAGAATTTCACTTCAAACCcaatgaatatttcaaaaatgaactGTTGACAAAGACCTACGTGCTGAAGTCAAGGCTAGCATATTATGATCCCCATCCTTATAGGGGAACTGCGATTGAGTATTCCACAGGCTGTGAGATTGattggaatgaaggaaagaatgtcACTTTGAGAACTATCAAGAAGAAGCAGAAACATCGCATCTGGGGAACAATACGAACTGTGACTGAAGATTTCC AGGAttcattcttcaatttcttctctcCTCATGGAATCAGCTTAAATGGAGGGGATGGGAATGATGATTTTTTACTTGGTCACAATTTACGTACTT TAATTCCACGATCagtattatttttctcaggtGATGCACTTGAATCTCAGCAGGAGGGGGTAGTTAGGGAAGTTAATGATGCAATTTATGACAAAATTATTTATGATAATTGGATGGCTGCAATTGAGGAGGTTAAAGCCTGTTGCAAAAACCTCGAAGCATTAGTAGAAGACATTGATCGCTAA